The genomic region TTTTTGGACACTCATTTGCGCTAATCAGGCCGCTATTGACACCGGGGCGGTCTGCTCCTTTCTGACCTGGGCCGGGGTCTTGTACCCGTGTCGGCCAACGATCCATTCCCGATTGTAGGTTTCCTTGAATTCCAGCAGGGCCAGTCTCAGTTCTTCAACCGTGTCGAAGTGCCTGACCCAG from Desulfocurvus vexinensis DSM 17965 harbors:
- a CDS encoding integrase core domain-containing protein, translating into LRHDHGSQYVSDVFQDEIAFLGIKSSPSYVREPQGNGIAERFVRTLKENLLWVRHFDTVEELRLALLEFKETYNREWIVGRHGYKTPAQVRKEQTAPVSIAA